The candidate division KSB1 bacterium genomic sequence CGATTGAAAGGCGAGCCAGCCCGCCTCTCGGCGCTGTTGCTATCCAAGCGTTGAGCCGGCGCTGAAGCTCGCGCACCGGCAGACCACGGGAACCGAGATGGAGATTTATAGGGCAACCCGCCGCTGTATCCGGATGCATATAAAGAGCATTAAGCTGCATGACGAAACGTTCATAGCAGTTGGCGTTGCCGGTGCTTCCTTCATGTGCAACCGTTTGACTAAAATAAATGTGAAGCGCTTCATGAAGTAAAGTTGAAGCCATGGTGGCGACATCGCCATTTCGCCACGCTTGCCAAAAGGGATCACCGAGGCAAATATGATAAGCGCCGACGTAACTGGAGCAAGCGTAATAATCTGATGGAGAACTCGTGCATTCTGAACAGTGTCTTTGACTTCCCCAACAAAAGTACTTAATCCATCCCCCCTCAAGAATTTCAGCGGCGCGACGAAGGCGGATGGCAACAAGGCCGCCCAGATCATTCCAAGTGGCGCCGGCTGGCCGCCAACCGGGGACAAATTCAGGATAGGTTGCAAAAGCTTCGAAGAAGCGTTCCCTTGTCGTTGCCGAACGAGGAGAAGCCATTAACATATTCGCCGCATTCGATATCCAAGCCACGGCTCTTACAGTGGCACTTTCGACGGCTGTTCTTAACTCGTCTATGGTGACTGGCCTTCCAACAATGCGCTCAACGCTGGCCTTCTCCGCCGCGCTGCAGGTAAAAAATCTGACCCGCTGTCTTGCCGCGGGCGCTGCTTGCCCTAGCCCCCGGCTTGACCAAAGATACATTTTGGTTTCCTTTCGATTCAAATAAACTTTAGCGCCATTACCACCGAAACCCGGCTCCTGCTGCGGTCGTCCGTGGCCGTCGTGGTGTGACTACATTCCAAAAATGAGTGAAGTCACAACGTGAGCATTGTGAGTCTGGCCGTCGGCAGAACGCATCGGTAAAAAGCTCGCAGCGAGAGGGCCTTCCACCCCGAAATCGATAGGAACGTGGGCCGACTGCAATCGCGTAGTGCAAATGCGGACCATTACTGTTGCCAACGCAACCGGTCCCAACCTCGGCAATGATGCGCCCAGCTCTCACGCGCTCACCGGCAGTAACCTGGCGGGTTGGAGTGAATTGGACGTGCGCGTAGATGGTATAAACCGACTGGCCGCCGGGTTGCATTCCCGGGACGCGATCCGGGTGCTCAATGATCACCGTGCGGCCATAATGCAAATACATGCAAGTGCCCGCGGTCCACGGACGGTTCGGGTCAAGTCCGCGGCAGACGTCGACGATATCACAACGCCGAATCTTCCCGGCAATACCGGCATAGATAACGATACCATCAGCAACTGCAGGAAGGGCAGTCCCTCCGGCCAAGGGAACATCAATCGCCGGATGAACATAACCGTCACTCCAATGGATATTGGGTGTAGCATTGTAATCTTGGGAAATTGGCGCGCGCGGAACGGGATCGCGTTCCGCCTGAATGGCCTTCATGCGCGTCCAGGTGTTGGTACCGAGCACGCCATCCACCGACAATCCTTGGTTGCGTTGAAAAAGAGCCACGGCTTGCGCGAAATCTGCTGGCGCAAGTTGAGCGTTCGCGCGAGGGCAACCAAGAATATTCACCTCAATTTGGTCGCGCAATGTCCGCCATCCAAGTAGCCGTCCCTCTTGCTCATTGAATGTGATCGCGCGATGAACCGCAGCGGGATCGGTCAAGATAGCTTGCACCGGAACGCATTGGCCGAGACCGAAGCTTGTGCTTTGCAAGCCATTCGGCGATCGTTCCCAAATATAACCACCTCCACGTGGCGGAGCATAAGTACCACCGGGGGACCAGTACCTTGTTGCTAATCGTGGATCAAACGAGGTTCCCTGTACTTGGCCGAACCCGTTGTGTGTTCGAATATACATGTTGATCTACTTGCCTATTTGTTGTGATCATCTTAACTGTCAGCCACGGTTTGACCGTGGCTTTTCCAGACTCCTCAAGAAACGCAATGCCACGGCCAACCCGTAGCCTACGGTCGTAGGCAGATATAAGCTGTTATGGATAATCTCTCTCACCTTTGGCATGCGCCAAGCGAGATTTGTTGTAAACGAAGCGCACTCAATCCACATCCATCCGATGGCGACAAAAGCCGATCAAGTTTCCTCCACGTCATAAACTTCAGATTTGTCGGCAAGCGCCTGTGTTGCCGAAAAGGCCTCGCGCTCGCCAGCACGAAATTGAACATCGAGAATTGAAAGCCGATGTCAACCGGAATCACATACGGGAACACGCAGCGCAGATTTTGCGTCGTGCGCCGGAGATTCCAGGGGAAATCCGTGACTTGAACCACGAGCACGCCGTCGCACGCGAGCGCTTGCTTCACTCTGCGATAAAACGACGTGCTGTAGAGTTGCGAGAATTTGTTCGCACCGTCGCTGATCGAAGGGAAATCCAAAATCAAGACATCGAAGTTAGCGCCGGGGATCAACATCTTGCGCGCATCGTCTGCCACCACGCAGGCCTTGGGATGCCGCATGGCATCTTTGTTGAGTCGAAGCATTTCGGGATGTTGATCGGCCACGGCCAGCATGAGCGGATCGATCTCATACATGAAAACCCGGCCGAGCTGCGGATACTTCACCACTTCTCGCATGGCAAGGCCGTCGCCGCCGCCGGCAATGCCGACACGCTGCAATCGTGGCGCGCAGACCATTGCCGGGTGCACCAGCGTCTCGTGATAGATGTGCTCATATTTTTCAACGAACTGCCAGTAGCCATCCAAGAACAACGACAGCCCCCACCTGCCTTTCGTCAGCAGAATGCGCTGGTATGGGCTGCGAACGGAGAAAATGGGCCGGCCTAAATCAAAGGCAGCCGGCGCTAGTGAAATGTCTCTGCAACGATCGGGCAACTCAATGTTCCCTTTCTCAATATAAGCGTCATTTTTCCGTGCTTCGCGCCGAGCGCACCGGCCACAAAATTCGTGACGCGTTCTTTATCAAAACGCTCTTGACAGGTAAAAACATCGACGAAGGCTTTGCTTGATTCCGGCCAGGTGTGTACGCTGATGTGGCTTTCCGCAATGATGGCAAAAGCCGTCACGCCTTGAGGGTTGAACTTACAGCATCCGCTCTTGACGACTTTCGTTCCCATCAATCTGGCAATGCCGCGGCATAACCGGATCATGGAAGCGGTTGAATTCAAGAGAAGTGAAT encodes the following:
- a CDS encoding peptidoglycan-binding protein: MYLWSSRGLGQAAPAARQRVRFFTCSAAEKASVERIVGRPVTIDELRTAVESATVRAVAWISNAANMLMASPRSATTRERFFEAFATYPEFVPGWRPAGATWNDLGGLVAIRLRRAAEILEGGWIKYFCWGSQRHCSECTSSPSDYYACSSYVGAYHICLGDPFWQAWRNGDVATMASTLLHEALHIYFSQTVAHEGSTGNANCYERFVMQLNALYMHPDTAAGCPINLHLGSRGLPVRELQRRLNAWIATAPRGGLARLSIDGDFGSNTDRAVRAFQTAMGLTADGVVGAKTWNRLPRAPGPNLQFGSRGPDVLELQYKVNTWLGTVPGGTRLNLDGIFGSSTQAAVRAFQAANGLAADGIVGSQSWRHLPPF
- a CDS encoding peptidoglycan DD-metalloendopeptidase family protein, which encodes MTDPAAVHRAITFNEQEGRLLGWRTLRDQIEVNILGCPRANAQLAPADFAQAVALFQRNQGLSVDGVLGTNTWTRMKAIQAERDPVPRAPISQDYNATPNIHWSDGYVHPAIDVPLAGGTALPAVADGIVIYAGIAGKIRRCDIVDVCRGLDPNRPWTAGTCMYLHYGRTVIIEHPDRVPGMQPGGQSVYTIYAHVQFTPTRQVTAGERVRAGRIIAEVGTGCVGNSNGPHLHYAIAVGPRSYRFRGGRPSRCELFTDAFCRRPDSQCSRCDFTHFWNVVTPRRPRTTAAGAGFRW
- the speD gene encoding adenosylmethionine decarboxylase; its protein translation is MLEGGHHLILDLEGCNSLLLNSTASMIRLCRGIARLMGTKVVKSGCCKFNPQGVTAFAIIAESHISVHTWPESSKAFVDVFTCQERFDKERVTNFVAGALGAKHGKMTLILRKGTLSCPIVAETFH